Part of the Virgibacillus necropolis genome, CGCACAAAACTCAACTGGTTTAGCAGTTGCAGACATGACTAGTGGTTATTGGGATAGCAAATTTGCTGGACATGTTCGTCGCGTAAGATAAATAATGATTCTGACCTATCTCTTTAAATGAGGTAGGTCATTTTTATTATTCCCAAATAGTTAGTTGTTGAAACCACTAAAACCAGTTACTACAGGATAGGTAAGTTTTTCGTTCATTACTAAAAGTAAAATGGTTTCTTTTAGTAAGTGATTACTGTATAATAATTCATAGCAATTCAATCTATAACAATGATATGAAAAAGGAGTTACTTTTTATGAATAATGTAAAAGAAGTTCGCACTGCTACACATGATATTGACCCAATTTATTTGCAAAGATGGTCACCACGATCATTTCAAAATAAAGAGGTACCAGAAAATCTACTTCACGGAATATTTGAAGCTGCACGATGGGCACCTTCCGCAGCAAACATGCAACCATGGCATTTTGTAGTGGCGCGTAATGATCAAGATCGCGCAAAATTTCATTCCTTTATTTTCGATAATAATGTGGAATGGTGTAAAAACGCACCTGTACTAATAGCTATTACTTCAAAAATGGATTCAGAACGATTTGGGGATAACGTAACACATGCCTTTGATACCGGAGCTGCTTGGGGTTACCTGGCGTTAGAAGCAACTCGTAAAGGATTAGCCACACATGGCATGGGTGGTTTCGATAGAGACAAGGCAAGAGAAGTATTGCAAGTTCCAGATAATTATGCAATTCAAGCTATTATCGCACTTGGCTATAAAGGTGAAAAGGAATTGTTAGAAGAAAAGTTTCATGAACGAGAAAAGCCTTCCAATCGTAAAGAGGTAGACGAGTTTATTTCAGAAGGTATGTTTACAAAAGAATAAGTAAATTTAGAGAGCATCAGAAATTACGATGTTCTCTTTTTTATTCTTATTTAGTAGTTTTAGCCTTGTTCAGATATGATCGTAAAAAAATAAAGGTTAGTTCCAAAGGTTAGTTCCAAAGAGGCCGCTGAAAAGGTTAAATGTAATACAAAATATGAGATTCTACCATCGCATCCTCGAATATACTACGCTTTCCGCGGGCGAGTGGCGAGCCTCCTCGGACTGCCGTCCTGCGGGGTCTAGCCGATCTCTTACTTCCCGCAGGAGTCTCCGTATATTCGAGATACTAAGTTAAAGTGAAAAGTTAAATTTTTAAACCCACCACTTTTTCAGTGGCCTCAGTTCCAAACATTAGGTTTAAGTCAGGTTCATAACGGTTATACTGAATATGTTAATCCTTTATTTGGAAAATAGTTAATATGAAAACAAATCTACGCTATGGAAAGGACTTGTTATGGAAAAACATACATACAAAAACCCCGTATTTTTTATTTCAGTAATCATTGTTACTTTTTTAGTGATATTTGGTGCAATCTGGCCTGAAAACTTTAAGGTTGGGGCTGAAGCGTTATTTGGATTTACAACTATTAATTTTGGATGGTTTTATCTGTTAGCAGTATTCATTTTTGTTTTATTTTTATTCGGGATATCCATTACGAAATATGGGAAAATTAGACTTGGCCCAGCAAATTCCAGACCTGAGTATCCGTTTTTCACCTGGATTGGAATGCTATTTTCTGCTGGATTTGGTGCAGGATTGGTATTCTGGGGTGTTGCAGAGCCTATGAGCCATTTTTTTGCGACACCGTTTCCGGGATTAGAAGGGCAAACGGAGGAAGCTGCGAGAGTGGCAATGGGGTATGCCTTTTTCCACTGGGGCGTTAGCCAGTGGTCAGTATTTGCAATTGTAGGGCTTGTGATTGCTTTTCTGCAATTTAAGAAGAGCAAAAAAGGGTTAATCTCGACGTCCATTAAACCTGTGATAGGTAAGAATAAAAGTGTTGCAACTACAATTGATTCATTAGCTGTTATTGCAACAGTTATGGGTGTCGCAACCTCATTGGGGTTAGGTATTTTGCAAATGACTGGTGGGTTGAAAACAGTATTTGGTGTACCTGATTCATTGTGGGTACAAATTAGCATAGCTGGTGTGATGTTGTTGACCTATTTACTTTCTTCCAGCACGGGCCTCAACAAAGGAATTAAGTATTTAAGCAATTTAAACTTGGGACTTTGTCTATTACTACTAGTTTTTGTGTTTTTTACTGGACCAACCGTATTTATATTGAATACCTTTGTACTGGGTTTAGGTGATTATTTTACAAACTTTGTGCAATATAGTTTACGTCTATCACCTTATACTGGTGGAACGTGGGTTCGTGAATGGACTATTTTCTATTGGGCATGGGCAATTGCTTGGTCACCCTTCGTTGGTGCATTTGTAGCTCGTGTATCAAAAGGTAGAAGTATCAGAGAATTTGTATTTGGTGTCTTAATTGTTCCTCCCGCGATCGCGTGTTTATGGATTGCCGCATTTGGTGGGACGGCTTTATTTAGTGATTTAAATAATGGTACTGCTATTGCTGAAGCGGTTAATAAAGATTTAGCAGTAGCGCTATTTCAGACATTTGGTGGTTTACCATTAACAGATATTATGTCTGTATTGGCCATATTTCTAATCTTTACTTTCTTAGTTACGTCAGCCGATTCAGCGACATATATATTAGGGAGCATGACATCAAGAGGAAGTCTTAATCCTGGTCTAACAGGTAAGATAATTTGGGGTATATTAATTACCGCCATTGCAGTAGTGTTAATAATAGCGGGTGGATTAAGTGCACTACAAACTGCATCGCTCGTATCTGCATTACCTTTTACCGTAATACTGATACTAATGCTCATATCGTTTGTAAGGATGCTTAAGGTTGAACAACTTCCGCATAAAACTAAACAAAAAAATTAATCATTGCATACAGTTAAAGGACTCCCTTTAACTGTATTTTTCTTATGAATTGGGCTTAGTAATTGAGGTGGCCACTGATGTTGTAATGCCAACTACAACTATCATAATCCCAGAGTAAAAGATATGCGCATTTGGAATGAGAAGCCACCCCAAAAAGATAACAATTACATCAATAATAAAAATTAATATGCCGACATTAATTGCAGTCGTTTTTGAAATCATTAATGCCAGTAAATCTGTTCCACCTGCACTTGATTTTGTCGCTAACATAAAACTTATTCCTATACCGATTAGGATACCTCCGCCAATCGACGAAATCAAGATTGGGTTAGAAAAAATGTGTGATAAAGGATGAAATAAATCGATAAAGAAAGAGCTAATTAATAGCCCATGTAAACCATTATAAAAATAAGGTCTATCATATTTCCACGCAAAGAGGTAGATAGGTAGGCTTAAAACGATAATTGTTAAACCTGGTTTTAACCCGAGTGTGTATTTTGCAATTAATCCAATTCCAATTATGCCGCCATCAAGTAAGTGATTAGGGATAATAAAT contains:
- a CDS encoding nitroreductase family protein, which produces MNNVKEVRTATHDIDPIYLQRWSPRSFQNKEVPENLLHGIFEAARWAPSAANMQPWHFVVARNDQDRAKFHSFIFDNNVEWCKNAPVLIAITSKMDSERFGDNVTHAFDTGAAWGYLALEATRKGLATHGMGGFDRDKAREVLQVPDNYAIQAIIALGYKGEKELLEEKFHEREKPSNRKEVDEFISEGMFTKE
- a CDS encoding BCCT family transporter produces the protein MEKHTYKNPVFFISVIIVTFLVIFGAIWPENFKVGAEALFGFTTINFGWFYLLAVFIFVLFLFGISITKYGKIRLGPANSRPEYPFFTWIGMLFSAGFGAGLVFWGVAEPMSHFFATPFPGLEGQTEEAARVAMGYAFFHWGVSQWSVFAIVGLVIAFLQFKKSKKGLISTSIKPVIGKNKSVATTIDSLAVIATVMGVATSLGLGILQMTGGLKTVFGVPDSLWVQISIAGVMLLTYLLSSSTGLNKGIKYLSNLNLGLCLLLLVFVFFTGPTVFILNTFVLGLGDYFTNFVQYSLRLSPYTGGTWVREWTIFYWAWAIAWSPFVGAFVARVSKGRSIREFVFGVLIVPPAIACLWIAAFGGTALFSDLNNGTAIAEAVNKDLAVALFQTFGGLPLTDIMSVLAIFLIFTFLVTSADSATYILGSMTSRGSLNPGLTGKIIWGILITAIAVVLIIAGGLSALQTASLVSALPFTVILILMLISFVRMLKVEQLPHKTKQKN
- a CDS encoding YitT family protein produces the protein MLKKSVFILFGSLLIALGINLFIIPNHLLDGGIIGIGLIAKYTLGLKPGLTIIVLSLPIYLFAWKYDRPYFYNGLHGLLISSFFIDLFHPLSHIFSNPILISSIGGGILIGIGISFMLATKSSAGGTDLLALMISKTTAINVGILIFIIDVIVIFLGWLLIPNAHIFYSGIMIVVVGITTSVATSITKPNS